Proteins from a single region of Labedella gwakjiensis:
- a CDS encoding M24 family metallopeptidase, giving the protein MPADTRAAPFEQRLDPAVFHRIRERVQTALASEGLSAILTDDPEDVAYLTGFFHHPGERPVAVLLRDDGRILLLVPELERQHAEEQHAQAEIVTFAEYPGLESPFAPLARAVGPLRGRVGVTTLVTHHRLDLASAAFDDVEWAPTELVTRARAIKLPEEIVLHREAARITDRMLEAGVALVADAVAAGGRLPSEQELAGHVGSVGIGTMYAEHRDVVVVSFLAGGLVYAGANSAIPHGLPSSYRLSPGDTFMLSLGCAVGGRFVEGERTFVLGEPSDEQRRYHETVRLAQAEGSRAIAPGVRCADSNARCLDVIRDAGLGRYLRHRQGHGIGLGMHEPPWLEDGDRTLLEPGMIVSNEPGLYVPGHAGYRISDSMLVTEDGSEPLTVFPRDLASCTIPV; this is encoded by the coding sequence ATGCCCGCTGATACCCGCGCGGCCCCGTTCGAGCAGCGGCTCGACCCGGCCGTCTTCCACCGCATCCGCGAACGCGTCCAGACGGCGCTCGCCTCAGAGGGCCTCTCCGCGATCCTCACGGACGACCCGGAGGACGTCGCCTACCTGACCGGCTTCTTCCACCACCCCGGCGAGCGTCCCGTCGCCGTCCTCCTGCGCGACGACGGACGCATCCTCCTGCTCGTCCCCGAGCTGGAACGCCAACACGCGGAGGAGCAGCACGCGCAGGCCGAGATCGTCACGTTCGCGGAGTACCCGGGGCTCGAGTCGCCGTTCGCGCCCCTCGCCCGGGCGGTCGGACCGCTGCGCGGCCGTGTCGGCGTGACGACTCTCGTCACGCATCACCGACTCGATCTCGCGAGCGCCGCGTTCGACGACGTCGAATGGGCACCGACCGAACTCGTGACGCGAGCACGGGCCATCAAGCTGCCCGAGGAGATCGTGTTGCACCGCGAAGCGGCCCGCATCACCGACCGCATGCTCGAGGCGGGGGTCGCGCTCGTCGCCGACGCCGTCGCAGCCGGCGGCCGACTGCCGAGCGAGCAGGAGCTCGCCGGGCACGTCGGTTCCGTGGGGATCGGGACGATGTACGCCGAGCACCGCGACGTCGTCGTGGTGTCGTTCCTCGCGGGCGGCCTCGTCTACGCAGGGGCGAATTCGGCGATCCCCCACGGGCTGCCGTCCTCCTACAGGCTCTCACCGGGAGACACGTTCATGCTGTCCCTCGGATGCGCCGTCGGAGGTCGCTTCGTGGAGGGGGAACGCACCTTCGTCCTCGGCGAGCCGAGCGACGAGCAGCGGCGCTACCACGAGACGGTCCGCCTCGCCCAAGCCGAAGGCTCCCGGGCGATCGCGCCGGGCGTACGCTGCGCCGACAGCAACGCCCGTTGCCTCGACGTGATCCGCGACGCCGGTCTCGGGCGGTACCTGCGCCACCGGCAGGGGCACGGGATCGGCCTCGGGATGCACGAGCCGCCCTGGCTCGAGGACGGCGACCGCACGCTCCTCGAGCCCGGCATGATCGTGTCGAACGAACCGGGTCTCTACGTCCCGGGCCACGCGGGGTACCGGATCAGCGACAGCATGCTCGTGACCGAGGACGGTTCGGAACCGCTCACGGTCTTCCCCCGCGACC
- a CDS encoding cytochrome c oxidase assembly protein, producing the protein MNRATRILGPAVLVLVGVLALVAALAFGGGADPLSIGDAGPVARWGLPLSKMLVNVGAAGVIGAIALALFALSPDREEFPKVLDFASASAAVLTVASGLTAFFSFLVITNTPFALDDDFGVRLGFFLTEVEAGQAWLITTLLAATVTVLCFAVRNLTALFFVGLLAAASLLPMAQQGHAAGSSGHDAAITALGLHLLFAAVWLGGLLAIVVVRPVLGKGRLPAVLSRYSTLALVCFIVVAVSGYASAELRIGSLDRLATPYGLLVLVKVAALVVLGLFGAYYRSTMLRRMADSGRERSRFWWIAVAELGFMGVASGVAAALARTASPIGEVLPTVRTPAETLTDEPLPTELTPIGYLTSWNVDLLWALICAFAIFFYLAGVVRLRRRGDHWSPLRTMSWVTGMLLLFWVTSGVVNVYQQYLFSIHMLGHMLLAMAVPILLVPGAPVTLAMRAIRKRGDASRGAREWILLAVHSKYAGVISHPVVAAVLFAGSLWVFYFTPVFRWAMTDHIGHQWMIVHFLATGYLFVQALIGIDPVPHRIAYPLRLFLLLATMASHAFFGLTIMSSRGLFLADWFGAMGRTWGASPLQDQVVGGGIAWSIGEIPTVALAIVVAIQWGRNDTKEQKRLDRAADRDDDAELKEYNARLEALAGRGERTPTG; encoded by the coding sequence GTGAATCGTGCGACGCGCATCCTCGGGCCTGCCGTGCTCGTCCTCGTCGGCGTCCTCGCTCTCGTCGCAGCGCTGGCCTTCGGCGGCGGCGCCGACCCCCTCTCGATCGGCGACGCAGGTCCGGTCGCGCGCTGGGGTCTGCCCCTCTCGAAGATGCTCGTCAACGTCGGAGCAGCCGGTGTCATCGGAGCGATCGCGCTCGCACTGTTCGCCCTGAGCCCGGATCGTGAGGAGTTCCCGAAGGTCCTGGACTTCGCCTCGGCGAGTGCCGCCGTTCTCACCGTGGCATCGGGACTCACCGCTTTCTTCAGCTTCCTCGTCATCACCAACACGCCGTTCGCCCTCGACGACGACTTCGGTGTGCGGCTCGGCTTCTTCCTCACCGAGGTCGAGGCCGGCCAGGCCTGGCTCATCACGACGCTCCTCGCGGCGACCGTCACGGTGCTGTGCTTCGCCGTCCGCAATCTCACGGCCCTCTTCTTCGTGGGTCTCCTCGCCGCCGCGAGCCTCCTCCCGATGGCGCAGCAGGGCCACGCGGCCGGGAGCTCCGGCCACGACGCCGCCATCACGGCGCTCGGACTCCACCTGCTCTTCGCTGCCGTCTGGCTCGGCGGTCTGCTCGCCATCGTGGTGGTGCGGCCGGTGCTCGGGAAGGGGCGTCTGCCCGCCGTTCTCTCGCGCTACTCCACCCTCGCTCTCGTGTGCTTCATCGTCGTGGCGGTGTCCGGATACGCGAGCGCGGAACTGCGCATCGGCAGCCTCGACCGCCTCGCGACCCCGTACGGGCTCCTCGTCCTCGTGAAGGTCGCCGCGCTCGTGGTGCTCGGCCTCTTCGGGGCGTACTACCGCTCGACCATGCTGCGGCGCATGGCCGATTCGGGCCGCGAGCGCAGCCGGTTCTGGTGGATCGCCGTGGCCGAGCTCGGCTTCATGGGGGTCGCCTCGGGCGTCGCCGCCGCGCTCGCCCGTACCGCCTCGCCCATCGGCGAGGTCCTCCCCACGGTGCGCACACCGGCCGAGACCCTCACGGACGAGCCGCTCCCGACCGAACTCACGCCCATCGGGTACCTCACGTCGTGGAACGTCGACCTGCTGTGGGCGCTCATCTGCGCCTTCGCGATCTTCTTCTACCTCGCCGGGGTCGTGAGGCTGCGCCGTCGCGGCGACCACTGGTCACCGCTCCGCACGATGTCGTGGGTGACCGGGATGCTCCTGCTGTTCTGGGTGACGAGCGGCGTCGTGAACGTCTACCAGCAGTACCTGTTCAGCATCCACATGCTCGGCCACATGCTCCTGGCGATGGCCGTGCCGATCCTCCTGGTGCCCGGCGCGCCCGTGACGCTCGCGATGCGGGCGATCCGGAAGCGCGGCGACGCCTCACGCGGCGCTCGGGAGTGGATCCTCCTCGCCGTGCACTCGAAGTACGCGGGTGTCATCTCCCACCCGGTGGTGGCCGCCGTGCTGTTCGCCGGCTCGCTCTGGGTGTTCTACTTCACGCCGGTCTTCCGCTGGGCCATGACCGACCACATCGGCCACCAGTGGATGATCGTGCACTTCCTCGCCACGGGTTACCTGTTCGTCCAGGCGCTCATCGGCATCGACCCGGTGCCGCACCGCATCGCGTACCCGCTCCGCCTGTTCCTCCTGCTCGCCACGATGGCGTCGCACGCGTTCTTCGGGCTCACGATCATGTCGTCGCGCGGCCTGTTCCTCGCCGACTGGTTCGGCGCGATGGGGCGCACGTGGGGCGCGAGCCCACTCCAGGACCAGGTGGTGGGCGGTGGGATCGCCTGGAGTATCGGCGAGATCCCCACGGTGGCCCTCGCCATCGTCGTGGCGATCCAGTGGGGCCGGAACGACACCAAGGAGCAGAAGCGACTCGATCGGGCGGCCGACCGCGACGACGACGCGGAGCTCAAGGAGTACAACGCGCGCCTCGAGGCGCTCGCCGGCCGCGGCGAACGGACACCCACCGGCTGA
- a CDS encoding dipeptidase yields MLEPSERYTGYTAYDYLEAGVDYRDFGWAKQIGRVPAYAGLDLSSAQAERTARLLEQETVISLHEHVQVFPENMDYLRDHIRQGREPTGYEGLSRSGLTAVFDNGMDGTCCISSDAGWKYQDVLFDLGVRMADLAHQDYVIKGETLKDIQHAKETGRIAHIFALEASTMIENEVDRLDVLYGFGVRQMGIAYSEANTLGSGLKERGDGGLTYFGERAVARMNKLGIAIDISHSGDRTCVDVIRASTKPVFITHAGARGLWPTNRMKTDETIIECARRGGVIGIEAAPHTTLSPSHPLHSLESVMDHFQYCVDLVGLEHVSFGPDTLFGDHVGLHDAFAANLSLGQAHANVDYEKVPYVDGVENPAEAFGNIIGWLVKHDYSDDEIRAVVGGNTLRVLEEVWV; encoded by the coding sequence GTGCTCGAACCCTCAGAGCGCTACACCGGCTACACGGCCTACGACTACCTCGAGGCGGGCGTCGACTACCGCGACTTCGGCTGGGCGAAGCAGATCGGCCGAGTTCCCGCGTACGCCGGTCTCGATCTGAGCTCGGCGCAGGCAGAACGGACGGCGCGACTGCTCGAGCAGGAGACCGTCATCTCCCTGCACGAGCACGTCCAGGTCTTCCCGGAGAACATGGACTACCTGCGCGACCACATCCGACAGGGCCGTGAACCGACGGGCTACGAGGGCCTCTCGCGTTCGGGCCTCACCGCCGTCTTCGACAACGGCATGGACGGCACCTGCTGCATCTCGAGCGACGCCGGATGGAAGTACCAGGACGTGCTGTTCGACCTCGGCGTCCGCATGGCGGACCTCGCCCACCAGGACTACGTCATCAAGGGCGAGACACTGAAGGACATCCAGCACGCGAAGGAGACGGGGCGCATCGCGCACATCTTCGCGCTCGAGGCCTCGACCATGATCGAGAACGAGGTCGACCGGCTCGACGTGCTCTACGGTTTCGGCGTCCGCCAGATGGGCATCGCCTACTCCGAGGCCAACACACTCGGCAGCGGACTCAAGGAGCGAGGCGACGGCGGACTCACCTACTTCGGGGAGCGTGCCGTCGCACGTATGAACAAGCTGGGCATCGCGATCGACATCTCGCACTCCGGCGACCGGACGTGTGTCGACGTCATCAGGGCGTCGACGAAGCCCGTGTTCATCACCCACGCCGGTGCGCGTGGCCTCTGGCCGACCAACCGGATGAAGACGGACGAGACGATCATCGAGTGCGCCCGCCGCGGCGGGGTGATCGGGATCGAGGCCGCACCGCACACGACGCTCTCGCCGTCGCACCCGCTCCACTCGCTCGAATCGGTCATGGACCACTTCCAGTACTGCGTCGACCTCGTCGGCCTCGAGCACGTGAGCTTCGGCCCCGACACGCTCTTCGGTGACCACGTGGGCCTGCACGACGCGTTCGCCGCCAATCTGTCCCTGGGCCAGGCGCACGCCAACGTCGACTACGAGAAGGTCCCATACGTCGACGGCGTGGAGAACCCCGCGGAGGCGTTCGGCAACATCATCGGTTGGCTCGTGAAGCACGACTACTCCGACGACGAGATCCGCGCGGTCGTCGGCGGTAACACCCTGCGCGTACTCGAGGAGGTCTGGGTCTGA
- a CDS encoding ABC transporter permease yields MTAPLPESALVDTTIEPAATGATRASRATWRAFRRMPLGMVSLGILLALLLVSVLAPLLAPYPAGYGSDVLRPPSAGNVFGTDSLGRDVYGEVVWGTQQSVLVALAASAIAIAFGTVVAVIGAYVPRLDTIISVVVDLTLSLPVLPLMILIAALVGPSTSTIILVVAAFSWPEVTRLVRSQALAVVKLPYVDAARLMTRNHGWILGRHVVPAVTPVIVVSVVVTASRAVLSAAGLAFLGLGDPTTWSWGRILYEAQQSGAMVSAWWLTLFPSLAILALVLSATLLSIAYNDARNPRNHAR; encoded by the coding sequence ATGACCGCACCCCTTCCCGAGTCCGCGCTCGTCGACACCACGATCGAGCCGGCGGCGACGGGCGCGACGCGAGCGAGTCGAGCCACGTGGCGGGCGTTCCGCCGCATGCCGCTCGGCATGGTCTCGCTCGGCATCCTCCTCGCGCTCCTACTCGTGAGCGTGCTGGCCCCGCTCCTCGCCCCGTACCCGGCGGGCTACGGTTCCGACGTGCTGCGTCCGCCGAGCGCCGGCAACGTCTTCGGCACCGACTCCCTCGGCCGCGACGTGTACGGGGAGGTGGTGTGGGGGACCCAGCAGTCCGTCCTCGTCGCTCTCGCCGCCTCCGCGATCGCGATCGCCTTCGGCACGGTCGTCGCCGTGATCGGGGCGTACGTTCCGCGGCTCGACACCATCATCTCCGTCGTCGTGGATCTCACGCTCTCGCTCCCGGTGCTCCCGCTCATGATCCTCATCGCCGCACTCGTCGGGCCGAGCACCTCGACGATCATCCTCGTCGTCGCGGCGTTCTCGTGGCCGGAGGTCACCCGCCTCGTGAGGTCTCAGGCTCTCGCCGTCGTGAAGCTGCCGTACGTCGACGCCGCGCGGCTGATGACACGGAATCACGGGTGGATCCTCGGTCGACACGTCGTCCCGGCGGTGACGCCGGTCATCGTCGTGTCGGTCGTGGTCACGGCGTCCCGCGCGGTGCTGTCCGCCGCCGGGCTCGCTTTCCTCGGCCTGGGCGACCCGACGACGTGGTCGTGGGGACGCATCCTCTACGAGGCGCAGCAGTCCGGCGCGATGGTGAGCGCGTGGTGGCTCACGCTCTTCCCCTCGCTCGCGATCCTCGCCCTCGTGCTCTCCGCCACCCTTCTCTCGATCGCGTACAACGACGCACGGAATCCGAGGAATCATGCCCGCTGA
- a CDS encoding ABC transporter substrate-binding protein: MPYRRSMIVGVAAAVALTLSACAPQAPEGGSTAEPGDATLTIATTTDVVNYNPLIGNSRSDYWITNLMYPHLLSIADDGTKEPQLAEEWGYVDDTTGYYEIRDDMSWSDGEKLDADDVAYTMNAVKRDAPSGTFYGQLANFESAEAVSDTRVEITLTKPDSSIVEEIGFWGNVVPQHVFEPAGSVAEFANDGSDGGWVSAGPYLLTDVQVGQSYTMERVDDYPLVEGGTPVAATVVYRVFPDVNTEILALQSGEVDLVANALPPAQVEQLRNTDGIEIAEVTGLGYAHMVYNMQNPDLAKVEVRQALAHAADYEAIRDVVLQGQAVSTGSSPLMPVLSAYYDESITEYEFDTDLSRSLMEDAGYTAGADGMFPVTFRLIYSLQDSVTSQWAQLVKESAAEAGIVIELQGTERNTYLAMTNDGDYDIYAGNLAIMDDPVTNFTLSYLPGGAINYTYVDDPELNALIEEASATSDEDAKIELMREAAAIVHEQVYDNIMYTQNLAVAYSSDWDGFVSKPSELLSIVNPVSVASAFPVAD, translated from the coding sequence ATGCCCTATCGGAGATCGATGATCGTCGGCGTGGCCGCCGCGGTCGCATTGACACTGAGCGCGTGCGCGCCGCAAGCGCCGGAAGGCGGCTCCACCGCCGAACCCGGCGATGCGACGCTCACAATCGCCACGACGACGGACGTCGTCAACTACAACCCGCTCATCGGCAACAGCCGGAGCGACTACTGGATCACCAACCTGATGTACCCGCACCTCCTGAGCATCGCGGACGACGGCACCAAGGAGCCTCAGCTCGCCGAGGAGTGGGGATACGTCGACGACACGACCGGCTACTACGAGATCCGCGACGACATGAGCTGGAGCGACGGTGAGAAGCTCGACGCCGACGACGTCGCGTACACGATGAACGCCGTGAAGAGGGACGCGCCGTCCGGCACCTTCTACGGCCAGCTCGCGAACTTCGAGTCGGCCGAGGCCGTCTCCGACACGCGCGTCGAGATCACGTTGACGAAGCCGGACTCCTCGATCGTCGAGGAGATCGGATTCTGGGGCAACGTCGTGCCGCAGCACGTGTTCGAGCCGGCTGGCTCCGTCGCCGAATTCGCGAACGACGGGAGTGACGGCGGCTGGGTGAGCGCCGGTCCGTACCTGCTCACCGACGTCCAGGTGGGCCAGAGCTACACGATGGAGCGCGTCGACGACTACCCGCTCGTCGAGGGCGGTACCCCCGTGGCGGCGACGGTCGTCTACCGCGTCTTCCCCGACGTGAACACGGAGATCCTCGCGCTGCAGAGCGGCGAGGTCGACCTGGTCGCGAACGCGCTCCCACCCGCCCAGGTAGAGCAGCTCCGCAACACCGACGGCATCGAGATCGCCGAGGTCACAGGGCTCGGCTACGCCCACATGGTCTACAACATGCAGAACCCCGACCTCGCCAAGGTCGAGGTACGCCAGGCGCTCGCGCACGCCGCCGACTACGAGGCGATCCGCGACGTCGTCCTGCAGGGGCAGGCCGTGTCGACAGGCTCGAGCCCGCTCATGCCGGTCCTCTCGGCGTACTACGACGAGTCGATCACCGAGTACGAGTTCGACACCGACCTGTCGCGCTCCCTCATGGAGGACGCCGGCTACACGGCGGGAGCCGACGGCATGTTCCCCGTGACGTTCCGCCTCATCTACTCGTTGCAGGACAGTGTGACGAGCCAGTGGGCCCAGCTCGTGAAGGAGAGCGCCGCTGAGGCCGGCATCGTGATCGAATTGCAGGGAACCGAGCGCAACACCTATCTCGCGATGACGAACGACGGCGACTACGACATCTACGCCGGCAACCTGGCCATCATGGACGACCCCGTGACCAACTTCACGCTGTCGTACCTCCCGGGTGGAGCGATCAACTACACCTACGTCGACGATCCCGAGCTCAACGCGCTCATCGAGGAGGCCTCGGCCACCTCGGACGAGGACGCCAAGATCGAGCTCATGCGCGAAGCCGCGGCGATCGTGCACGAGCAGGTCTACGACAACATCATGTACACGCAGAACCTCGCCGTGGCGTACAGCTCCGACTGGGACGGATTCGTCTCCAAGCCGAGCGAACTGTTGTCGATCGTGAACCCCGTGTCCGTGGCGAGCGCCTTCCCGGTCGCCGACTAA
- a CDS encoding HU family DNA-binding protein: MADKSLNKTELVAKIASESGQSQAAVSGVLDALFSVLADSVSNDVKVSIPGWLAVERTSRAARTGRNPQTGETIQIAAGHSVKVSAGSKLKAAVK, translated from the coding sequence ATGGCTGATAAGTCGCTTAACAAGACCGAGCTCGTTGCAAAGATCGCTTCGGAGTCGGGCCAGAGCCAGGCTGCGGTGAGCGGCGTTCTCGACGCTCTGTTCTCGGTTCTCGCTGACTCGGTCAGCAACGACGTCAAGGTCAGCATCCCCGGCTGGCTCGCCGTCGAGCGCACCTCGCGTGCCGCTCGCACCGGCCGCAACCCGCAGACCGGTGAGACGATCCAGATCGCTGCCGGCCACTCGGTCAAGGTCTCGGCTGGCTCGAAGCTCAAGGCTGCCGTCAAGTAG
- a CDS encoding ABC transporter permease, with the protein MSIALFVLRRFGRGILTIWFAVTVTFLLLRLLPGDPALAVASPNMTDETRAALLEQYGLDQPLLTQYMLYLGRLLQGDLGTSFTQSIPVLDVLLQRLPWTLLLTATALVLTVVVGIPLGVLAASHKGGILDRVVQVVGVTGQSLFVPSVGIVLLLVFGLNLGWFPIGGAYTDGVYGTEWYVSVLTHLVLPAVSLTLIQLGSYVLTMRATLIDALGDDYVTLAKANGLSPRRILWKHALRNALLPATTLIGLQLGFLVGGAVLTETVFAYPGIGRGIYEAVTQLDFPVLQGAFLLLAVTVVAANTLTDIAYGFLDPRVKTS; encoded by the coding sequence GTGTCCATCGCCCTGTTCGTCCTTCGCCGATTCGGCCGGGGGATCCTCACGATCTGGTTCGCCGTGACCGTGACCTTCCTCCTCCTCCGGCTCCTGCCGGGGGACCCGGCGCTCGCCGTCGCGAGTCCGAACATGACCGACGAGACGCGGGCGGCTCTCCTCGAGCAGTACGGCCTCGATCAACCGCTGCTCACCCAGTACATGCTCTACCTCGGGCGCCTGCTCCAGGGAGACCTCGGGACGTCGTTCACACAGTCGATCCCCGTGCTCGACGTGCTCCTGCAGCGGCTGCCCTGGACGCTCCTGCTCACGGCGACCGCGCTCGTGCTGACCGTCGTGGTCGGCATCCCGCTCGGCGTCCTCGCCGCCTCGCACAAGGGCGGCATCCTCGACCGCGTCGTCCAGGTCGTCGGGGTCACGGGTCAGTCGCTCTTCGTGCCGAGCGTCGGCATCGTCCTCCTCCTCGTCTTCGGGCTCAATCTCGGGTGGTTCCCGATCGGGGGCGCCTACACGGACGGGGTCTACGGAACCGAGTGGTACGTGTCCGTGCTCACCCACCTCGTCCTCCCGGCCGTCTCGCTCACGCTCATCCAGCTCGGATCGTACGTGCTCACGATGCGCGCGACGCTCATCGACGCCCTCGGCGACGACTATGTGACGCTCGCGAAGGCGAACGGCCTCTCTCCACGCCGTATCCTCTGGAAGCACGCCCTCCGCAACGCGCTCCTACCGGCGACGACGCTCATCGGCCTGCAACTCGGCTTCCTCGTCGGCGGTGCGGTGCTGACGGAGACGGTGTTCGCCTACCCCGGCATCGGACGCGGGATCTACGAGGCCGTCACGCAGCTCGACTTCCCGGTGCTCCAGGGAGCCTTCCTCCTGCTGGCCGTCACCGTCGTCGCGGCCAACACCCTCACCGACATCGCCTACGGATTCCTCGACCCGAGAGTGAAGACCTCATGA
- a CDS encoding ABC transporter ATP-binding protein, whose translation MAPSSSTAPVLHVRGLRIDFHGDQGTTTAASGVDLDVHPGELVALLGESGSGKTVTARAIMGIEDEAAAVTADALRLGDVDLLSLGEDQRRRLRGERMSMVLQDALSSLNPVLSVGDQLGEIVRVHRGVSRRAARARAIELLDLVGIVSPASRIDDYPHQFSGGMRQRILIAMAIALEPELLIADEPTTALDVTVQAQILRLLHDLRGRLDMGVLLITHDIGVVTEVADRLVVMRHGAVVEHGDADAIFAAPSHPYTRELFDSAPHPSPARVLDSTKAAEAPVLTVRGLDRTFAGGSPFARRIVHAVAGVDLALRRGETLAIVGESGSGKSTLARMIVGLETVDSGSVEYRGRDVTRRTRGPRPPAQAGVGMVFQDPYTSLDPRMRVRDVIAEPLAVTRTGTAAERRDRVAELLDLVGLTPGMMDRFPHQFSGGQRQRIGIARALMRDPDVLVCDEPVSALDVTIQAQVVDLLVDLQDRLGLSIVFISHDLSVVRNLAHRVLVMYRGVAVETGGTEQIFDRPEHDYTRELLRSIPPLTRAERGKLTADAA comes from the coding sequence ATGGCTCCTTCTTCCTCGACAGCGCCCGTGCTCCACGTTCGCGGACTACGTATCGACTTCCACGGCGACCAGGGCACCACGACGGCGGCGTCCGGCGTCGACCTCGACGTGCACCCGGGTGAGCTCGTCGCCCTGCTCGGCGAATCCGGATCGGGGAAGACCGTGACGGCCCGCGCCATCATGGGGATCGAGGACGAAGCGGCCGCCGTCACCGCCGACGCCCTGCGGCTCGGCGACGTCGACCTCCTGTCCCTCGGCGAGGATCAGCGCAGGAGACTGCGCGGCGAACGCATGAGCATGGTCCTCCAGGACGCCCTCTCCTCCCTGAACCCCGTCCTGTCGGTCGGTGACCAGCTCGGCGAGATCGTCCGCGTCCACCGCGGGGTGTCGAGACGGGCGGCACGGGCGCGCGCGATCGAGCTGCTCGACCTCGTGGGGATCGTCTCCCCCGCCTCTCGTATCGACGACTACCCTCACCAGTTCTCCGGCGGTATGCGACAGCGCATCCTCATCGCCATGGCGATCGCACTCGAACCGGAGCTGCTCATCGCCGACGAGCCGACGACGGCCCTCGACGTCACGGTCCAGGCCCAGATCCTGCGCCTGCTGCACGACCTCCGTGGTCGGCTCGACATGGGAGTCCTCCTCATCACGCACGACATCGGCGTCGTCACCGAAGTGGCCGACCGTCTCGTCGTCATGCGTCACGGTGCCGTCGTCGAGCACGGTGACGCCGACGCGATCTTCGCCGCACCGAGTCACCCGTACACGCGGGAACTGTTCGACTCGGCCCCCCACCCGTCGCCCGCTCGAGTGCTCGATTCCACCAAAGCCGCGGAGGCCCCCGTCTTGACGGTGCGCGGCCTCGACCGTACGTTCGCTGGCGGCTCCCCCTTCGCGCGCCGGATCGTCCACGCCGTCGCAGGGGTCGACCTCGCGCTGCGGCGCGGCGAGACGCTCGCGATCGTCGGCGAGTCTGGTAGCGGCAAGTCGACGCTCGCGCGCATGATCGTCGGCCTCGAGACCGTCGACTCCGGCTCGGTCGAATACCGCGGACGTGACGTCACGCGGCGCACCCGCGGCCCGCGCCCACCGGCCCAGGCCGGGGTGGGGATGGTCTTCCAGGACCCGTACACCTCGCTCGACCCCCGCATGCGTGTGCGCGACGTGATCGCCGAACCCCTCGCGGTCACTCGGACGGGGACCGCCGCAGAGCGGCGTGACCGCGTCGCCGAGCTGCTCGACCTCGTGGGGCTGACACCCGGGATGATGGATCGCTTCCCCCACCAGTTCTCCGGTGGCCAACGGCAACGGATCGGCATCGCCAGGGCCCTCATGCGCGACCCCGACGTCCTCGTGTGCGACGAGCCGGTGTCGGCACTCGACGTCACCATCCAGGCGCAGGTCGTGGACCTGCTCGTCGACCTCCAGGATCGGCTCGGCCTCAGCATCGTCTTCATCTCGCACGACCTGTCGGTCGTGCGCAACCTCGCCCACCGCGTCCTCGTGATGTATCGAGGGGTCGCCGTGGAGACCGGGGGCACCGAGCAGATCTTCGATCGACCCGAGCACGACTACACGCGGGAACTACTCCGCTCGATCCCGCCGCTGACGCGTGCAGAACGCGGCAAGCTGACCGCCGACGCCGCCTGA